One Leptospira barantonii genomic window, TAGATGGAAAGGATTATTTTTTTGCCGTAGTTCCGACCAATCGAGCGATCCATAGAGAGCGAGATTGCCAAAAGCTGCGAAGCGAAAGCGTTGGCTCTCAACGAAGTTGAGAAATCGCAATCATAGAAAGCTATCCAAACTTGCAAAGAAAAACTGAATCAAGACTCAATGATGTTTAACTTCATAGAATCTAAAATTTTGCCGACCTTCTTATCAAACTTCTTATTGAATACGAAAGCGTTCAGAGTTTTTTCCAAAAACAAAATCATTTCCACTGCCTTCCATTCAAGAACGTTTTTGTGATCCCGGATCTTACCGGAGTGAACTAAGGTGGAGATTCCCCGAATCGATTCGTTTTTAAAATCCCTTCTCAAAGCGATGAACAACGCTTGAGCCTCGGGCGTTAAGAAATGAAATTTTTTAGAAAACAAAACCGCATCGTGAAAATATTCGGGACGAATCACGGCGCCATTCAATCGAAGCGACAGAATTAAAAAACCGATAAAGTCGGAAATCTGATGAAAGATTCCCAAACCGGGAACATCCTGACCGGGATACAATCTACTCTTATCCATCGATGGCGATTTCGGATGACGTGTCTGAAGCCAATTGATGATGAGATATTTTTCCTTAAAGAAGTAATCGTTGATTTCGAGTCTGTATTCCTGAACGCTCAAACGAAGATGTAAAAGAATTTCCTTATCGGAAATCAAAACGAGTCTTTGAAAATCCTGACCCATTCCCGAAATTTCAAGCTGAACGTTTTTATATTCTTTCTTTTCGATTTCGGGAAGAATTCCCGTGATCTCGAGAAGTTCTAAAATATTCTCGCTCGTTAAGGAATTAAAAAGAACACCTTCTTGAAACGTGGTGCTTGAATCGTCTACGGCCGCGGCTAAAAATTCATCGTAAACGAAATCGAAAAATCTGGGATTGTTGTAACTCGATTTAGCCATGAAAAGAATCGAAGTTTTTCAAAACGAAAAACTTCTTTTTTCCCGATTCCATCACGATCTTTTATTACTCCTTTTTTTCAAGGAGAATCCCTGAAACCGAAGAACGATTCTAAATCGAATTCGATGAAACTCTCCGTTCTATAAGATGGATTTGAAAACGGAATCCGACGCTTCCACTTGAGGATAATGCCCGATCCCTTTCAATTCCACGATATCCGCGGAAGGAGAAAGTTCCCGAAAACGTGCGACAAGATGCGCTCCGCTCACGGGATCGTCGATGCCGTTGATCATTCGAATCGGTACGGGAGAATGGAGAACCGCACCCGCCCAACGTTCTCGATGGATCTTTCTTTCTTGAATGTATCGAATCAATCGATGCGCGATTTTGGTTCCGCTGTCCGAGGCGACTAAGTCCCAAAAAAGATCCAGTTCTTCTTGGCTCGGTTTCGTGTTCGATCCGAAAACCGCGGAAAAACTTTTTTGAAAAGATTTGCGATTCATCAAACGAGAAAGAATCCAACCGATCGGACTGTGTAAAAGTTTTTGAATGAACCTGGGTCTGTGCGATTCCGGAAAAATTCCTCCGTTGAGAAGAGTGACCGCCTTGATGTTCAAACCCTTTTGTCCGGATTTTTTTCGATCGATAAAACGTGCGAGAAGTTCCTGCGCGACCGTGTCGCCCAGATCGTGCGCGAGAATTTTCACCTCTTCGATTCCCTTGTCGCTTAACAATTTTTCGATGATGTCCGCCTGTAAAAAGATCGAATAGTCGATGGAAGGTTTGGAGGAAAATCCGAATCCGATCAGATCGGTTGCGATCAATCTTCTTTTTTGCGCGAGGGGCTTCCAAATTTTTTCCCAGTCAATGGACGCGGTGGGAAATCCGTGGATCAATAGAAGATTCTCCCCTTTCCCCTCTTCCTTATAAAAAATTTTCCAATTCCCGTACGATACAAAGGAACCGGAACGTTTCCATTCTTCTAATGTCATACATTCTCCGTTTAAACCGTTTAACGACTGTTATAGATGATTTGAATTTGGGAAGCGGATAAAGCAACCGGATAATAAACACGAAGTTCGTCGATCGAACCGACATACAATTGATTGGCGTCGCGTCTGAATCTTCCGATGTTTGCGGTTTGAGAATTTGGGGGCGCGAATGTGGATGAAAAAATATATCCAGTTTGAACCGCTACTCCGTCGTAATACAAGGTCGTATTCGGATTTCCTAAAGTAGGATCGTATACACAGGCAACGTGATGCCATCCTACGATCGAACCGACCCAACTAAAACCTTCGCTAAACGCGCCTTCTTGCCAGGATTGTACACCTAACAACGAATTGCTTACGATAACGTCAAAGATCAAATTCGAAAACGGTCCGTTGTTCTCCGATTTATCGAATATGGTTCCGATCGAAGCCGTATCGGGACTTACCCAAGCAGTTACACTGATCGGCTGAGTCCCCGCAAAATGAAAGTTCTGCGCGGCCGAATCCGGAATGTCTATATAATCAAAGGACGGTGTTGCGCCGTATCCGAGACGAACCGCGTTTCCAACAACTCCGGGTACGATCGTTCCTCCGAAATTTCCGGTTACGAATCCGTTATTCCCGTTTCCGGAAGAATCATTAAAGGCAATACTCTCGAACCGAGAAAACAAAGAAAGCGTTCCGACATTGGAAACGCCGGTTCCTTGTAACGTTATGTTTACCGCAGTGATATTTCCGCCGGGCTGAACGTTTAAGGTCGCGGTTCTTAAACCTGCGGAAGCGCTGTTGAAATAAATCGAAGCGGTGGCCGAAGCTCCATTCGTTATGGTTCCGTTAGGCGAACTGGCTATGATAAAATCGGATGCGTTAGCCCCGGTTAGATTCAAAAAATTAGATGCAGGAATCGTAATATCCGCGCCTGAGGAATTCGTGATCGAAATCGTCGCGGTGGGCGATTGAAACCCGTTCAACACGGATTGAAAATCGTATGTGGAACCGCTCGAAAAAGAAACCTGATTGATGGAAACTCCGATCGGTCCGGAAGGTCCGCTCGAATTGCCGGTTGTAGACTGTCTTGCCAATGCGATCGAAAGTTCCGGAATGGAGGAAGATTCCGGATTGTATT contains:
- a CDS encoding histone deacetylase; the protein is MAKSSYNNPRFFDFVYDEFLAAAVDDSSTTFQEGVLFNSLTSENILELLEITGILPEIEKKEYKNVQLEISGMGQDFQRLVLISDKEILLHLRLSVQEYRLEINDYFFKEKYLIINWLQTRHPKSPSMDKSRLYPGQDVPGLGIFHQISDFIGFLILSLRLNGAVIRPEYFHDAVLFSKKFHFLTPEAQALFIALRRDFKNESIRGISTLVHSGKIRDHKNVLEWKAVEMILFLEKTLNAFVFNKKFDKKVGKILDSMKLNIIES
- a CDS encoding alpha/beta fold hydrolase; the protein is MTLEEWKRSGSFVSYGNWKIFYKEEGKGENLLLIHGFPTASIDWEKIWKPLAQKRRLIATDLIGFGFSSKPSIDYSIFLQADIIEKLLSDKGIEEVKILAHDLGDTVAQELLARFIDRKKSGQKGLNIKAVTLLNGGIFPESHRPRFIQKLLHSPIGWILSRLMNRKSFQKSFSAVFGSNTKPSQEELDLFWDLVASDSGTKIAHRLIRYIQERKIHRERWAGAVLHSPVPIRMINGIDDPVSGAHLVARFRELSPSADIVELKGIGHYPQVEASDSVFKSIL
- a CDS encoding LamG-like jellyroll fold domain-containing protein, with product MKSILLILTSITFSSSTFCQYNPESSSIPELSIALARQSTTGNSSGPSGPIGVSINQVSFSSGSTYDFQSVLNGFQSPTATISITNSSGADITIPASNFLNLTGANASDFIIASSPNGTITNGASATASIYFNSASAGLRTATLNVQPGGNITAVNITLQGTGVSNVGTLSLFSRFESIAFNDSSGNGNNGFVTGNFGGTIVPGVVGNAVRLGYGATPSFDYIDIPDSAAQNFHFAGTQPISVTAWVSPDTASIGTIFDKSENNGPFSNLIFDVIVSNSLLGVQSWQEGAFSEGFSWVGSIVGWHHVACVYDPTLGNPNTTLYYDGVAVQTGYIFSSTFAPPNSQTANIGRFRRDANQLYVGSIDELRVYYPVALSASQIQIIYNSR